The genomic window catggccgccgaggcAGCAGCTAAGTGCCTGCACCCGGGCCTCCCTCGTTGCCGGCCCTGACACTGGAACGTGGTGGCTGAAACGAAGCTGCCGCTAAGGATTCGGGGGATCTTTTGCTGCGCCACGACCACGAGCTGGCTGCTTGACTGATACGGCCTGCTCCTCCTGGCTCCTGGGCTGGGCATGACGAGGGGAGGCGGCAAGGAGGAGCTGGGGAAGGTGATGGGCCCGCTGTTCCCGCGGCTCCACGTCAGCCACGCAGGCAAGGGCGGCGGCCCGCGGGCTCCGCCAAGGAACAAGATGGCGCTCTACGAGCAGCTCACCGTGCCGTCCAATCGCTTCAGCTCCCGCACCTCGGGGGCCAGCCTCGTGCCCTCCACGTCGGCTGCCCAGGTGAGCCCGCTCGCTGTTTGCTCTGCTTTCAGGATCGAGTTTCCCGTCGCGCCAACGCAGAATTCGTCTCTTCAGTTCAACCCCCGTTCTCCCTGTGTTGTTTGCTGCTGAGTTTACCCCGTGCCAAACTAAGGCAAACCTCTGTCTCTGtgcttgcatttgcatgtttagagGGGAAAAAGTCCCAGAGGGGTGACTCTGCTGCTACCAACTTTCCTATTTTTTCCTGCTGTTGCCCAAGCTGCTAAGTGAGCTTCCGTTTTTGTTGCTTCTTGGCAACTACTGTACTTCTTTCAAACATTGAAAATTAATTACTGACATGCATCCTAACAACTTTTCTGTGAGCGCAATTACCGAACCTGCAAACCCATAGTAGTATATATGTTGGCCTAGCACACGGGCATGTGATCTGTATGTCCACAACTAATTCCTTTGGGGCGCCATCTGCAAACAAGCTTTTGGATCGAGGACGCTCACTCAGTATTCTAGATATTTTTTGCTAATTATGTGTGACAAAACTTGGTAGGAAGTTTCTAGTTTTCTAGTACATAAATAGAAAGGATCACAAGCTAAGAGAGGATATGGTCAAGAATCAGTTCAAAAAGCTAGAGGGCCAGCGCATGACACATTTATTTGCAGGTTCATTTGTTAGGATCCTCAGCGTGTATGTTGTACAGATGAGCAACTATCCCATGTTCTGCGAGTTTGTAGGACAGGAAAACTATTCCAGAGTACAAACATGTGAGGATCACCCACAGGAAAGCTGAATCAATGGAAAAAGTCCAAGCTGTAGATACTTGATCTGTGCACCCCTGTCACCATGTTGTTTACTGCTCAGTTGTCCTCATGGAAATTTGGCCAAGTTGTGTGCAGCTGCATACTTGCATAGTTACCAGTAAGATGGTGTGATTTTAGGAGCTAGGGTACTGTGACCATCAGAGGTAACTGAAAGGCTGGTGGAAGTGGAACTGAAAGGCAGTGGGGACTGACGGGAGCTGCCAGCGCCGTTTAGCTGGGCAGACGGGGACGTCAAGTTCCACGCTGGTGTGCTGATATGGCATGACACGTCAGCGAAAATGGTAAAATATTAGTCTGGTTACTGTTTTGTCGGGTAATTTTGTAATTGACACGATAAAGTTGGCAAACGGAGAGGCAGCTACCGTAAGAGCGGCAAATAGTTAGATGTCCCCTCCTCCGCGCACCAGTCCACCACACCGTTCGCCCGTTCCCCATCTCTTTCCCCACCCACCGCCGAGCCGATCTCCGACCACCGCTGTGCCATGTCTTccgccgccgcgctcctcctCCGCCCCACGTCTGCCACGACACACCCGCtcctccaccaatccagccccaAATCATACTTCCTCCGCCTACACCCGTCCCGCCGCCGCCTGCCCGTCCCGCGCCTGTCCCTCACGCCCACCACCGCCAGCAACAGCTCTCCTCCCCCACCGTCCCCTTCGGCCCCTTCGCCCGCCCCCGCGGCCCCGCCTTCCCTTTTCTCCAACTGGTCCCCGCCGCGCGCGATCTGGCGGGGGCTCTCGGCGCTGCTCCTCGCGGGCCAGGTCTTCCACCGCGTCCTCACGGGCCGCGTGCACCGCCGCAACCTCCTGGCCCAGCTCCGCCGGGTGGGGCCCGGGAGCGCGGGGGTCGCGCTCCTCACCGCGGCCTTCGTGGGCATGGCCTTCACCATCCAGTTCGTGCGCGAGTTCACCCGCCTCGGCCTCCACCGGTCCGTCGGCGGCGTCCTCGCCCTCGCACTCGCGCGCGAGCTCTCGCCGGTCGTCACGGCCGTCGTCGCCGCCGGCCGCGTCGGCTCCGCGTTCGCCGCCGAGCTCGGCACCATGCAGGTGTCGGAGCAGACCGACACCTTGCGCGTCCTCGGCACCCACCCCGTCGACTACCTCGTGGTCCCTCGCGTGCTCGCCTGCGTGCTTGCGCTCCCGGTCTTGACACTGATCAGCTTCGTGCTCGGCCTCGCGTCCTCGGCGTTCCTGGCCGATTCTGTCTTTGGCATCAGCGTCAGCATCATTTTGGAGTCGGCGCGCAGGGCGCTGCGGCCATGGGACTTGATCAGCTCCTTGCTGAAATCTCAAGTGTTTGGTGCCATTATCGCGGTGGTGAGCTGTGCCTGGGGGGTAACAACCCATGGAGGAGCCAAGGGCGTTGGTGAGTCTACAACATCTGCCGTGGTTGTTTCCTTGGTTGGAATCTTCGTTGCAGACTTTGCTCTCTCGTGCCTGTTCTTCCAGGGTGCTGGTGATTCGCTCAAGTATGCAATGGGTTGAGGTGGGTCGTTGCAGAGGAAATTTTTGCTTTCTAGGAGATAGCATATCATAGTCTTGTACATTAACAAGAATGGTGCACTGGATTCCAATAGGTGAATATTGCAACATCTGCCGCCGTCCAGGTGACATGTATCATTTTTTTTCCCTTGATACCTACGAGAAATCATTTAGAGTGTTCTACCTTTGTTGtactaagagcaaggctaataaggttccagccttctctcagcccactcatatagtagttagctctttacagttaatatatggtccacttgtctctctcacagactttcttggttcttggacccaagccggctgtaagcttatagCCCGCTTCTACTCTCTCcccttccttctcttctccacctcagcatttagtcggcttacagcccgctattatacttgctctaaactGTTGCTCAATTACTTGCCAGTGATTCATGTATAACCTTATTCATAAAGCTATTGGTCCAATTGAATCAGTGTAACATATGATGCTAATATAAGTACAAAGAAAATGTTGGTACAATCTGCTTAGACAGCAATGTGTAAATATAAATTGCTTGAGAGGTCTGCTGCTTTCAGATTCAGAAAACAACATTGAAATCATATTGTTTATTGCAATTGCAACATATACACAAGGGAAGCTCATATTCTCCTATTTTAATAATATCGCTTTCCTGCAATTGCACATAATCTTGCATCTTCAGCTTTCAGCGTCTGTGGATGAACAAAATTGCAATAGTTTGTTAGAAACTCTAGAAAATACGGTAGCAGAAAAAGCTTGTTAGGGCAACATCCTAGATGATTAGATACTTCATCTTGAGCCTTTGTTCGTTTGGGCCGGGAACAGCCGGGGTCGGCGCCCAACCCCATGGATCATCCCAGCCTGGAATGGATCACCCCATGGTCAGCAAGATAATGAGCGTTAAGCTCGGCGTGGTTACATGGATCACCCCATGGTCAGCAAGATAACGAGTGTTCAGTTAAGCTCGGCGTGGGTTGTAACCCGGCCTACCCTGACCTTTTCCCCTCACCCCGGCCTGGGAACGAAGCCTGGCCTCCAGTGGTGTGGGTGAAATCCTCGTTGCACGGGGAGAGGCTGCGGAGGCGAGCGCCTGGGTGATGGTACGCAGTGGCGGCGACGCGGTGGTAGGGTGGCGGCAGGGCAACGTAGACGCGACAGAGCGACGGCGACCTGGCTCTCGCGTCCAGCGTCCACTCCTTCTGGAAGCCACCTCCTCGCAGTTAATCGCATCGTGCTCTTCATCGTTTCCTTAGGGTTTTCTTGCAGTTCTTGATTTGTATCTTGTCCTTGTACCGTGTGCATGCTGACGGCCTCCATGGACTATACTCCCTCTCCCCTTTCACCAGTGCTTCCTGGTTCGGTGTAGATCTAATGACTGGTGGAAGCAGTAATAGGTGCTGTCGCCCTGACCATGTCGGCATGTCGTACGCATGCTTATTCATGCTTGCTATTTTCATTGGATTGAAGTGTGGAGAGGAGAGAAGAGGTGGAGAGGAGTGGTCTTGCTCGTGCAGTGGTGCTGCGTAACCTGTGTAGACTACTGTTGATGTTCACATTGACAACAGATTCAGAGGCTCCTTCTCCTTGCTTCTCTGCAATTTTTTTTCTCAGATAGATGCTCTGTATTTTTTTTTATGTTACTCTAATTTTGACGGTGCAGAACTAGCAATGAATATTATTCAAATTTCGAAATGAGTTGCGATCTTCTTGGCTCTAACAATTTGAGAGACATGATAGCGCAAGAAATGTGGAATGATTACCAACTGCATTGAACTTAATGAAATGGCTTAGTAGGTGTCGCACCTGCACATTTTCCATCTCGGCTGTCCTGTTTTGGTCCAACTTAATATGAAATGGCCATGTACTTCTAGTGTTCCATTGTTCCATGATTTGATAAGTGTTTTGGTTGCAACCCAGTTTTGGTCAGTGAGATTATGATGCAAATACTTTGATGCTAACATACTTTGGAAGTTATTTATCCATTGAAGAAATTTTGACCAGAAGTTTTGGTGAATTTTCTTCACATTGCTATGGTATTAGTACAAGTGTTGCCTGTCGGTATTAGTTTAAACTTTAAATTAAAAGAGACCTCTGATATGAAAGAAGCTGATAGCTTTTCTTTATTCTTATCTGTATTTATATGTACCTCAACTTTATACCTCTTGGATCTTAATAAATATTTACAAGGGAGCTTTACCTCTGTAGATGAAAAACAAGTTTGTGAGCTGATCTCTGTTATTTTAACATAGTGCACCATGTGATGATTTGTGATAGTCTACAGCTAGCTGGTGATTACAATCCAGAACTCCTTTCTGAAAGAAGAGATGGCTCGGGAAAACTCAGTAGATTGATTATGGAGGTACCAAAATGAGtacaatatataggcaaggattgtcaagggtttatagaaacacccaatcaacggtgatccttgcctaAACCAAGATCATCTACCATAAAACCCCAAGGGGCGCCTACAGCCCAAGCCCAGGCCGTAACAGCCCATATAGCAATGCTAATAGCCCATAATATAGCAGTTTAACCGCCCCCGCAGTCTGATCGTCGCCACCGCGCACTTTCAGGCTGGACCTGAACTCTGTGAAGACCGAAGATGGAAGacctttggtgaagatgtccgCATATTGGGATGAGGTTGGCACATGCAGGACATGAACA from Miscanthus floridulus cultivar M001 chromosome 11, ASM1932011v1, whole genome shotgun sequence includes these protein-coding regions:
- the LOC136493761 gene encoding protein TRIGALACTOSYLDIACYLGLYCEROL 1, chloroplastic-like isoform X2 is translated as MSSAAALLLRPTSATTHPLLHQSSPKSYFLRLHPSRRRLPVPRLSLTPTTASNSSPPPPSPSAPSPAPAAPPSLFSNWSPPRAIWRGLSALLLAGQVFHRVLTGRVHRRNLLAQLRRVGPGSAGVALLTAAFVGMAFTIQFVREFTRLGLHRSVGGVLALALARELSPVVTAVVAAGRVGSAFAAELGTMQVSEQTDTLRVLGTHPVDYLVVPRVLACVLALPVLTLISFVLGLASSAFLADSVFGISVSIILESARRALRPWDLISSLLKSQVFGAIIAVVSCAWGVTTHGGAKGVEM
- the LOC136493761 gene encoding protein TRIGALACTOSYLDIACYLGLYCEROL 1, chloroplastic-like isoform X1, producing the protein MSSAAALLLRPTSATTHPLLHQSSPKSYFLRLHPSRRRLPVPRLSLTPTTASNSSPPPPSPSAPSPAPAAPPSLFSNWSPPRAIWRGLSALLLAGQVFHRVLTGRVHRRNLLAQLRRVGPGSAGVALLTAAFVGMAFTIQFVREFTRLGLHRSVGGVLALALARELSPVVTAVVAAGRVGSAFAAELGTMQVSEQTDTLRVLGTHPVDYLVVPRVLACVLALPVLTLISFVLGLASSAFLADSVFGISVSIILESARRALRPWDLISSLLKSQVFGAIIAVVSCAWGVTTHGGAKGVGESTTSAVVVSLVGIFVADFALSCLFFQGAGDSLKYAMG